In one window of Accipiter gentilis chromosome 28, bAccGen1.1, whole genome shotgun sequence DNA:
- the NKX6-3 gene encoding homeobox protein Nkx-6.3, producing the protein MDANLPGTFLLNGPSLGPFPEAKAPVCQYSVQSSFYKLGPPGLGAQLAAGTPHGISDILSRPAATPNSGLLPGYPHAGGFNGLSSPGVYYGPQVGALPKAGGEYLPRGRSCWAEAAPDWRGGRQCGGPPAHLADSIHKKKHTRPTFTGHQIFALEKTFEQTKYLAGPERARLAYSLGMTESQVKVWFQNRRTKWRKKSALEPSSSSQRAGGSGGERAASETEDDEYNKPLDPDSDDEKIRLLLRKHRAAFSVLGLGTHSG; encoded by the exons ATGGACGCCAACCTGCCGGGCACCTTCCTGCTCAACGGTCCCTCGCTGGGGCCCTTCCCCGAGGCCAAGGCGCCCGTCTGCCAGTACTCGGTGCAGAGCTCCTTCTACAAGCTGGGCCCCCCCGGGCTTGGCGCCCAGCTGGCTGCCGGCACCCCCCACGGCATCTCCGACATCCTCAGCCGGCCCGCGGCGACGCCGAACAGCGGCCTTCTCCCCGGCTATCCCCACGCGGGCGGATTTAACGGACTGAGCTCCCCGGGCGTCTATTACGGGCCCCAGGTGGGGGCCCTCCCCAAGGCCGGCGGCGAGTACCTGCCACGGGGCCGGAGCTGCTGGGCAGAGGCGGCCCCGGACTGGCGGGGCGGCCGGCAGTGCGGCGGCC CCCCTGCTCACCTGGCCGACAGCATCCACAAGAAGAAGCACACGCGCCCAACCTTCACGGGGCACCAGATCTTCGCTCTGGAGAAGACTTTTGAGCAGACCAAGTACCTGGCGGGTCCGGAGAGAGCACGGCTGGCCTATTCCCTTGGCATGACTGAGTCCCAGGTGAAG GTCTGGTTCCAGAACCGACGGACCAAATGGAGGAAGAAGAGCGCCCTGGAGCCCTCCTCGTCCTCGCAGCGGGCGGGGGGCTCTGGCGGAGAGCGGGCGGCCTCCGAGACCGAGGACGACGAGTACAACAAGCCCCTGGACCCAGACTCGGATGACGAGAAGATCCGCCTGCTGCTGAGGAAGCATCGTGCGGCCTTCTCAGTGCTGGGCTTGGGCACGCACAGCGGCTGA